One segment of Theobroma cacao cultivar B97-61/B2 chromosome 9, Criollo_cocoa_genome_V2, whole genome shotgun sequence DNA contains the following:
- the LOC18589038 gene encoding uncharacterized protein LOC18589038, which produces MGNKPVKQEQREEILLKIVPPLDQAYVRWLARDIERIHGFTPRNPRAVKPPDHYIEYMRLNGWLDVKLDDPDLAHLFN; this is translated from the coding sequence ATGGGAAACAAGCCTGTGAAGCAAGAACAACGAGAAGAGATTCTCTTGAAAATTGTGCCACCATTGGACCAAGCTTATGTTCGATGGCTTGCTCGAGATATTGAGAGAATTCATGGTTTTACTCCAAGAAATCCTCGTGCAGTGAAACCCCCAGATCATTACATCGAGTACATGCGCTTGAATGGTTGGTTGGATGTAAAGTTGGATGATCCAGATCTAGCCCATTTGTTCAACTAA